In Chthoniobacterales bacterium, one genomic interval encodes:
- a CDS encoding UTP--glucose-1-phosphate uridylyltransferase has protein sequence MDERGLESALSKMQAAGLSDAARASFSRAWRQAASGAAGLIPEPEILPADGVPDFSEVAAADADPSLLGKLCVIKLNGGLGTSMGLEKAKSLIPVKDGLTFLDLIASQIVWLRNHHGTSGPRFLLMDSFSTSADTLAYMSRYPSLSPDGQLDFLQNKIPKLCAHTLAPAEWPADPGLEWCPPGHGDLYPSLLGSGWLDRLEREGVEYLFVSNSDNLGATVDLGLLGYFARSGLSFLMEVASRTSSDRKGGHLTRRKSDGRLILREVAQCPPQDTASFQDIAKHRFFNTNTLWFRVGDLCAALEKHGGALPLPLIKNTKTVDPRDSSSPPVLQLETAMGAAIECFEKSGAVLVPRTRFAPVKTTGDLLALRSDAYRLTDDFRLELSPECRGVPPEVVLDAGHYKVLSGLDRAFDRGAPSLRGCRRFEVTGPWKFGEAIVCQGDVRFVNASPQIATARAGNYRDAVVNP, from the coding sequence ATGGACGAACGTGGTCTGGAATCGGCCTTGTCGAAAATGCAGGCCGCAGGACTTTCCGATGCCGCGCGTGCCAGCTTCTCCCGCGCATGGCGCCAGGCGGCGTCCGGCGCGGCCGGGTTGATCCCGGAACCGGAGATTCTTCCGGCGGATGGCGTCCCTGATTTTTCCGAGGTTGCCGCCGCTGATGCCGATCCCTCGCTCCTCGGAAAACTGTGTGTGATCAAGCTCAACGGCGGGCTCGGCACCAGCATGGGTTTGGAAAAGGCCAAGTCCTTGATCCCGGTGAAAGACGGCCTGACGTTTCTCGATCTCATCGCCAGTCAGATTGTCTGGCTGCGGAACCACCATGGAACGAGCGGCCCCCGGTTCCTGCTCATGGACAGCTTCAGCACGTCGGCGGACACGCTGGCGTATATGTCCCGGTATCCGAGCCTGTCGCCAGATGGGCAGCTCGATTTTTTGCAGAACAAAATCCCCAAGCTTTGCGCCCATACATTGGCGCCCGCCGAATGGCCGGCCGATCCCGGTCTCGAGTGGTGTCCGCCGGGCCACGGCGACCTTTATCCTTCGTTGCTCGGATCGGGGTGGCTCGACCGGCTCGAGCGCGAAGGCGTAGAATATCTCTTCGTTTCCAACAGCGACAATCTCGGGGCGACTGTCGATCTCGGTCTGCTGGGGTATTTCGCGCGCAGCGGTCTGTCGTTTTTGATGGAAGTGGCCTCGCGCACCTCATCCGATCGCAAGGGCGGCCATCTGACCCGTCGCAAGAGCGACGGACGCCTGATTTTGCGCGAAGTAGCGCAGTGCCCTCCCCAGGACACGGCCTCGTTCCAGGACATCGCGAAGCACCGCTTTTTCAACACCAACACGCTATGGTTCCGGGTCGGTGATCTTTGTGCCGCATTGGAAAAACACGGTGGTGCGTTGCCATTGCCTCTCATCAAAAACACCAAGACCGTGGATCCACGCGATTCCTCCTCGCCGCCTGTCCTGCAACTGGAGACCGCCATGGGTGCGGCGATCGAGTGCTTCGAAAAGTCCGGTGCCGTTCTGGTCCCGCGCACGCGTTTTGCTCCCGTGAAAACAACCGGCGATCTCCTCGCATTGCGATCAGACGCCTACCGACTCACCGATGACTTTCGCTTGGAACTCTCGCCGGAGTGCCGCGGTGTCCCGCCGGAAGTCGTTCTCGACGCAGGGCACTACAAGGTTCTCTCGGGTCTCGATCGTGCATTCGACCGCGGTGCCCCTTCGCTCCGTGGCTGCCGTCGTTTCGAGGTGACCGGTCCGTGGAAATTCGGCGAAGCAATCGTCTGCCAAGGCGATGTGCGTTTTGTGAATGCTTCGCCGCAAATCGCCACGGCTCGAGCCGGAAATTACCGCGATGCCGTCGTCAACCCATAG
- the queG gene encoding tRNA epoxyqueuosine(34) reductase QueG, whose product MNNELIRAAARNLGFALCGFARAGRAPHADRLFRWLADGRQASMQWMERTAEDRADPSRILAGVKTVIVLATNYFREGHPASGDGAHGRIARYAWGNDYHDVIKPRLEALDAMLSDAGGEQRCFVDSGPVLERDWAAACGVSWHGKSTMGIHPQLGTWFFLSVILTTLELDPDPPLPDRCGRCTRCIAACPTQAITAPYQLDARRCISFLTIENKGPIPEEFREAMGNRIFGCDDCLDACPWNRFARQSRDAALQPRTEILGMRLRDYLALDDAAFKKLFRGSPILRAKRRGFLRNVCVALGNTGSQDDLPALQRATNDHEPLIREHAAWAIDKIGTRYGLTTASR is encoded by the coding sequence ATGAACAACGAGCTAATCCGCGCCGCCGCCAGGAATCTCGGCTTCGCTCTTTGCGGATTCGCCCGCGCGGGACGCGCGCCGCATGCAGATCGTCTTTTTCGCTGGCTCGCAGATGGACGCCAAGCCTCCATGCAGTGGATGGAGCGGACAGCGGAAGACAGGGCCGATCCTTCCCGCATTCTTGCCGGGGTCAAAACGGTGATCGTCCTTGCGACCAATTACTTCCGCGAGGGGCATCCGGCCTCCGGAGACGGAGCACACGGTCGTATCGCACGCTACGCTTGGGGCAATGATTACCATGACGTCATCAAGCCCCGGTTGGAGGCACTCGACGCCATGCTGTCGGATGCCGGCGGCGAGCAGCGGTGTTTTGTCGATAGCGGGCCCGTGCTCGAACGCGATTGGGCCGCCGCATGCGGTGTCTCGTGGCATGGCAAGAGCACCATGGGCATTCACCCGCAACTCGGCACCTGGTTTTTCCTCTCGGTAATTCTTACCACGCTGGAGCTCGATCCGGATCCACCTCTGCCCGACCGATGCGGCAGGTGCACACGGTGCATCGCCGCCTGCCCGACCCAGGCCATCACCGCGCCCTACCAACTCGATGCGCGCCGCTGCATTTCCTTCCTCACCATCGAAAACAAAGGGCCGATTCCCGAGGAATTCCGCGAGGCCATGGGCAACCGCATCTTCGGTTGCGACGATTGTTTGGATGCGTGTCCTTGGAACAGATTTGCCCGGCAATCGCGCGATGCCGCACTGCAACCGCGAACGGAAATCCTGGGGATGCGACTACGCGATTACCTCGCCCTTGACGACGCCGCTTTCAAAAAACTTTTCCGCGGCTCGCCGATCCTGCGGGCCAAGCGCCGCGGGTTTCTGCGCAATGTATGCGTGGCGCTGGGCAACACAGGTTCGCAGGACGACTTACCGGCCTTGCAACGCGCGACAAATGACCACGAACCGCTTATCCGTGAACACGCCGCTTGGGCAATCGACAAGATCGGGACCCGCTATGGGTTGACGACGGCATCGCGGTAA
- a CDS encoding type II secretion system protein has translation MGKRTPDGRSSPVKSAFTLIELLVVIAISAILVSIASPTIGSMIERGRSARCAGNLRQIGAAVQQYVGDNDYRFPPIETEPPTLGNDGRSALETLGPYGATMSVLTCPSDAAGADNAAKYGSSYHFSPVLQDELASNVQIYGRRGIFQVPSISRLTVCSDYQPVHAQAGHLGINVLKGDGRVIQR, from the coding sequence ATCGGAAAGCGAACCCCCGACGGGAGGAGCAGCCCGGTGAAGTCCGCCTTCACCCTCATCGAGCTGTTGGTCGTCATTGCTATCAGTGCGATACTTGTCTCCATTGCCTCGCCGACCATCGGCTCGATGATCGAGCGGGGCCGTTCCGCCCGATGCGCCGGCAACCTGCGGCAAATTGGAGCCGCCGTGCAGCAATATGTCGGGGACAACGACTACCGCTTCCCGCCGATCGAAACGGAACCGCCCACTCTCGGCAACGACGGACGCAGCGCATTGGAAACCCTCGGACCCTACGGCGCAACCATGTCCGTCCTCACCTGCCCGAGCGATGCCGCCGGAGCCGACAATGCAGCCAAATACGGTTCCAGCTACCACTTCTCCCCCGTGCTACAGGACGAACTCGCCTCAAACGTGCAGATCTACGGACGACGCGGCATCTTCCAAGTTCCGAGCATCAGCCGCCTTACCGTTTGCTCGGACTATCAACCAGTCCACGCACAAGCCGGACATTTGGGCATCAACGTCTTGAAAGGCGACGGGCGTGTCATCCAGCGCTGA